The following coding sequences are from one Candidatus Eisenbacteria bacterium window:
- a CDS encoding molybdopterin molybdotransferase MoeA gives MMEQLTTFDDALGMVLDAAPRPRREIVDLKDSCGRVLARDIRADRDLPPFDRAALDGYAFRVGGKSEGEPVWPVVGEVAAGSRPPRELKEGTSIRIWTGAPVPRGAQGIVPVEEATEVAGGVLLSLPGSAGGRKRAAIALRGEDARRGDRLFARGTRLRHAALPVLAAVGVHRVPVHARPTLAVVSTGDELVPAAGRPSPVQIRSSNDLLIRSLVAAAGVSSVNDLGIARDEPALLKKALARGLEAEILVVSGGVSAGRLDHVPAVLRDLGVRVVFHKVAIRPGKPLLFGVRSLAGRRTAVFGLPGNPVGVLVTAVEFLLPFIRRFQGEVPSVDLPLPVRIETAMRRGGDLLHFVPCALDVDTEGSMRAREIPLRGSGDFAAASRTDALLRVPGDGVGRESGSVLTADLLPGGAPRGEGR, from the coding sequence ATGATGGAACAATTGACGACGTTTGACGACGCGCTGGGAATGGTCTTGGACGCCGCCCCGAGGCCAAGGCGGGAGATCGTCGATCTGAAGGACTCCTGCGGTCGCGTCCTGGCCCGCGACATCCGCGCCGATCGCGACCTTCCTCCATTTGATCGAGCCGCTCTCGACGGCTACGCGTTCCGCGTCGGAGGGAAGAGCGAAGGCGAGCCGGTCTGGCCGGTCGTCGGGGAGGTGGCGGCCGGATCGAGGCCGCCGCGCGAGCTGAAGGAAGGCACGTCCATTCGGATCTGGACAGGAGCGCCGGTGCCGCGCGGCGCCCAGGGGATCGTCCCCGTCGAGGAGGCGACGGAGGTCGCGGGCGGAGTGCTCCTCAGCCTGCCCGGGAGCGCCGGCGGGCGAAAGCGCGCGGCCATCGCCCTGCGCGGCGAGGATGCTCGCAGAGGGGATCGCCTTTTCGCCCGCGGGACGCGGTTGCGCCACGCAGCGCTGCCGGTGCTCGCGGCAGTCGGGGTCCACAGGGTCCCGGTGCACGCAAGACCCACGCTCGCGGTGGTCTCCACCGGCGATGAGCTCGTCCCGGCGGCCGGCCGGCCGAGTCCCGTGCAGATCCGAAGCTCCAACGATCTCCTGATCCGCTCGCTCGTCGCCGCCGCGGGAGTCTCGTCGGTCAACGATCTCGGGATCGCCAGGGATGAGCCCGCCCTGCTCAAGAAGGCGCTCGCGCGCGGCCTCGAGGCGGAGATCCTCGTCGTCTCGGGGGGCGTCTCGGCGGGCAGGCTCGACCACGTTCCCGCGGTCCTGCGGGATCTGGGCGTGCGCGTCGTCTTCCACAAGGTCGCGATCCGCCCCGGAAAGCCGCTTCTCTTCGGAGTGAGATCGCTGGCGGGCCGCCGCACGGCGGTCTTCGGCCTGCCCGGAAACCCGGTGGGCGTGCTGGTGACCGCGGTGGAGTTTCTCCTGCCGTTCATCCGCCGGTTCCAGGGGGAGGTTCCCTCGGTCGATCTGCCCTTGCCCGTCCGCATCGAGACAGCGATGCGCCGCGGAGGGGACTTGCTCCACTTCGTTCCTTGCGCGCTCGATGTCGACACGGAGGGCTCGATGCGCGCGCGGGAGATCCCGCTCCGAGGAAGCGGCGACTTCGCCGCGGCGTCTCGGACCGACGCGCTGCTTCGCGTGCCGGGCGACGGCGTGGGGAGGGAAAGCGGATCCGTGCTGACGGCCGACCTCCTGCCTGGAGGCGCGCCACGAGGGGAGGGAAGATGA